Proteins encoded within one genomic window of Kibdelosporangium phytohabitans:
- a CDS encoding general stress protein: MSTAAFRPTNSIPSLPTMPNGWPIGSYDTYAEAQQAVDYLADANFPVQDVTIVGVEPLLVERVAGRLSWSRVLTTGAASGAWFGLFVGLLLSMFAAGGGFAWGPILVGLLTGTFFGVVFAAMNYGATRGRRDFVSHSQIVARRYDVLCQPRQAEAARNLLAKLSIGMPAAQAVSQS, encoded by the coding sequence ATGTCCACAGCAGCCTTTCGCCCCACCAACTCCATTCCTTCGTTGCCGACGATGCCGAACGGGTGGCCGATCGGCTCGTACGACACCTACGCCGAGGCGCAGCAAGCCGTCGACTACTTGGCGGACGCCAACTTCCCCGTGCAGGACGTCACGATCGTCGGTGTCGAGCCGTTGCTGGTCGAACGCGTCGCCGGCCGGTTGAGCTGGAGCCGCGTGCTCACCACAGGCGCGGCGAGCGGTGCGTGGTTCGGTCTGTTCGTCGGCCTGTTGCTGAGCATGTTCGCCGCAGGCGGCGGGTTCGCGTGGGGACCGATCCTGGTCGGCCTGCTCACCGGTACGTTCTTCGGCGTCGTGTTCGCGGCGATGAACTACGGCGCGACCCGGGGCCGCCGCGACTTCGTGTCGCACAGCCAGATCGTGGCCCGGCGCTACGACGTGCTGTGCCAGCCGCGCCAGGCTGAGGCGGCGCGCAACCTGCTGGCCAAGCTGTCCATCGGGATGCCCGCC